TTACCTTCACCCGCAGACTAATCATCGTCGCAGCAGCGGCGTGTTCCTTCACAGCCACGGCCATCGCTCAGCAGCCCAAGCCGGCGCGGCAATTCGAATTCTCGGTCTTCTGCATCGCGCCGGTGAGGCAGACTCTAGTTTACCAGGCCAGCCCGGGCGAGGTGCGCACGCTGGAGTTCAAACCCTACCAACGTTCGGAGCCCTATCGTTATGCCGGTCCGGCGGCCATGGCTTTTGCTGAGAGAGTCGCCGAAGCGAGTGCGCAAACCCCAGCGCAATACAAGCTGCAGTCGCGGATCGAGGTGACACCCGAGTTGCAGCGTCCGTTGTTTCTCTTCCTGCCGTCTTCTGATCCGAACGAACCTTTTGACGTGGTCGTGATGGAGGACGATCCGAGTCGATTTCCGGCTGGCTCCTTGGTCGTGGTCAATCAATCCGGGCACAAACTGCTTGGTCTTTTGAATGGCCAAAATGTGAGCCTGGAGCCGGGACAAAGTTCGACGTTGCACGGCACCGTCGTGGGTGACGTGAAACTCGCCTTGAGCCATAACGACCGACTCTTCCCGTCGTTCGATCAGAAGGTCGCCTTCGAAAAGGATGAACGCACTGTTTTGCTGCTACTGCCACCGCAGCGAAAGTCGTCGCCGATCGTGCGATGGATCGTGCTCACTGATCGGCCGGGCTGAGGCGCCACTGAAGGCTAGGAACGCGAGGAAGGGGGGGCTCACTGGGCGCGGGATTTGAGGAAGAGGACGACGCCGGCGAATCCGAGCAGCACAAATACGCCGGGGGCGAGGGCGCGCCAGGCGGGCAGGTCGCGATAGACCTCGATGTCGACATAGTCGCCTTTGATCAGGCTGACCGTGACGTGGAGCTCGCTGGCACCGAGCGGCACTTGCAGGGTCTTGCCGGTCTGGGCGCGTTTTACGCCGCCTTTCTCCGCGCTCTCGGAGGCCACGAACCGATGCGCGGCCACCGTTGTGCCGGTGTCGTCCAACACGGTGACGCTGGCATCCAGGTCCGCCCATTGATAACCCATCTCCTCATCGACCGCCCAGACTTCCACGGTGTGGGGGCTGGCGGATGAAATGGCGGCGACCCAAGGACTGGAGGTGGACTGGGTGAAACGTGCTTTGGCCACTCGGTGGAGCGTCTTCATTTCCGAATTGGCGATGAAGCCGACCACGGCGGCGGCGATGATGATGAGCGAGAGGCGCCGCATCCGAGCGACGCGCGCGGTAGGTTGAGTGCTCATGAGGGGGAGCGGGTTGGTAGGATGGAGCGTGGCTCAGGTTTCGGGTTCGGTGAGACCGGCAAAGAGGTCCCAGATCGATGCGCCGCCGCGCCAAGGGGCACGGCGGTAGAGCACGTGGCCATCGGGCAAGTGCCGGATCAGCGCAGTATGATTGGTCGCGAAGGCGGCGAGGTTGGTCAGGTGCACGGACGGCGTGGTGGCGATGAGCCGTGCGGGAATGCGGGTGACCGACAAACGTCGCCCCGGCGCGAAAAGATCGCGTGACACGGCCAGCCCATCGGCAGTGAGGCGGTAGCGTGGCGTCCCGTTGAGCAGCTGCCGCCGCAGCAGGCCGCGTTGTTGCAGGGACGTGAGTTCGATGCTCAGCAGCATCGAATTGCCCGCAAGGGTCTGCACCTCCCATTGGGCGGGTTCAGGCAGGACGTCGATGAAGCGCAGCATGCGCGGACTCGCAAAGACGGTCATGATTTCCTCGGTCGGGTAAGCGGCGAGATCGGCGGTATCCTGGCCGGCGAGGAGGCGCGTGGATTCCTGCAGTTCGAATAGGGTCCGGAGCACAGCGAGACGGACGGGAGAGAACTTAAACTCGAGCCGGCGATGTTCTGCGCGTGGTTGGTTCAGTTTGAGAAACGCCGCGCAGGCGTTGGGGAAGCTCTGTTTGAGGGTGATGACGGGTAGATGAAAACCGTCCTCAGTCTCGGCCACGACCGCCGCCCAATCCCCCTTGGCGTGCACGAAGACCGTGGCGCTGAAGCCGGCCTGTTCTTTGGTCAGCATCAGACGCAAATCGGGATCGAAGAGGAGGCCGAGCAGCGTTGATTTTTCGAACGCAGGGGCAGGGCCGGCCGGTGGACTCGCCAGTTGCTCCGGCAGGTTGAGAGTGATCGCCGGAGTTGGTTCAGGCACGATCGTGATGAGACGGTGCTGGACAGCGAGCTGTGCCACCTCGGTCGGCTCCAGGCGCACAAAACGGCCGTCGGCTGGCGGAGGTGGTGTCGGCGGTGACGGCGGAGCGGCTGGAGGAGTGGCTGGCGGAGGTGAGGGCGGCGACGACGGCGGCGGGACCGATGCCTTCGCGGCGGGAGCCGATGCACGATAAGCGGCGACCGTCAGCAAGCGTGGTGGCACGGTCGGCTGGAGGAAGGCGTCGCGCACGCGGGTTTTGAGCCACGTGTCCTGCACCGCTTTGGCGAAGGTTTCGGTCGCGGACAATTGCGCCGGGCGAATGAAACCGGCGTCGTCGGCGGCACGGGCAATCGCGAGGAGAATCGGGGTGATTTCGCGATCGAGCGAGGTGTGGAAAAAGTCGGCTCCGATGTTGCCGTTTTGCGGCAGGTTGAGCCGGAGATTACGTAGGCTGATCACCAGCCCGAACTGCGCTTGATCGGGCGGGAGCCACGCGATGCGGAGATGATCGATCTTGGCGAAGGCGTCGGCGTGGCGCTTTTCAACGCTTAGGGCGACGCAGGCGGATTCCAGACCGAGACCCGGGAAGAGCCGTTCGTAGGTCTCGCTCTGGGTGGCATAGTCGGACTCGTCCTTGTAGTCGGTGAAGCGGTGTTCTTGGAGCGGCTGGTGCGCGCGCAAGTGCCCGCGAGACAGTGGCGCGTTTACGGGATTCATCACGACCTCGACGATGTAGTCGGGCTCCATCCAAGTGCTGCGGGGCAGGAAGAACGTGGTGCTGGTTTGGCTCTCGTTCCGCTGCACTTTCATTTTGGCGAGGTTGTCGCGACCGACGACCGACAGGTCGTTGTAGAGGCGCTGCTCGATGAGGTTGCGGGCAAACGTTTCGGCGTCTTCGAGCGTTTGCGGCAGGGCGGCGAACAGCGAGATTTGGCCGAGCAGTGCCAGGCCCAGCGAGCGCGAGACGAGGGCAATATGGGCGGGGAATGAGGCGGCTTTCATCGGCGGTCGCGGAGGGTTTGGCGAACGTAGGCGCGGGCCGTCATGAGCTTTTGGCGCAGCGATTCGTCGGTGGTGGTGGCGATGCGTTCCTCGAAGGCGGCGAGGCGGGCCTCGAGGCGGGCGCGTTCATCGGGGGTGAGGGGCGGCAAGCGCTCCTTTCGTTGGGCGTGGATCTGCGACATGTCCTCGATTCCCGCGAAGGTCACGCTGGTGCCGATGTCGACCAGGGTGGAGGCGTTGTATTGGGTGGGATCGATACCGAGTTCCTCCCAGTATTCGGGGCCGAGCGATTTCAGCAGATGGCCACTGACGGTCATGGTCAGGTCGGCCGCGCCGATGAGCGGGTTGCCCAGGACCAGTTTTTTGGCGCCCCAATTGCCGGTTTCCTTGCCGATGGCGGTGGCGAAATCTTCGCCGCCGTTTGTGCGTGCGAGCACTTTTTCGGAGAGGTCGTAGAGCGACCAGATTTCGCCCACGTAGGAGAGCGAGTTGCCTACGGTGCGGGCGGCGCGACTCGCTCCGAGAACTTTGCCGGCGCGTTGCTGGAGGGTTTTGGCCTGTTCGATCATGCCCTCAAATTTCGTAGCCTGACCGGACAGCTTTTTGATGGCGTCGCGGAGAACCGGGGAGTCGACGACGTCGAGGTTTTCCTGGGCGGCGCGCAGGATCACTCGCAGGTCGGTGATCTCTTCACTGAGGGCGTGGACGGGCAACTGGTTGTTGCGGACGGCGGCGATGAGATCGTTGCCGGCGCGGCGCAGTTCCCGGATCGCCTTTTGGGTAATGGCGTCGGTGGTGGCGTCGTCGAGATTGAGGAGGCTGGCGGTGTTGAGCGCCGGAGTGATGACGGGTTCAAATTCGCGGTATGCCTGCGTATGGCCGGACTTGTCGTTGGGATCGGCGAGCAGCAGCGCCTGCACGGCACCGGGGTTGTTTTGTTTTTCTTCGATTGCGCGGAAGATCTTCTGGCGAGCGACCGCGACGCTGCCATGCACCTGCGCGTTTTCGTCGATGTAGACGGTGTCATCGAGGATGCCGATGAGATCGAGGTGGTGGATGTAGCCCCACTGGAACGCGAGGTTGCGCAGGCTGCCGTAGGCGGCGAGCTGCTGCGTGTTTTTGGCGGCAGCGGCCTCTTGGCGGATTTGTTCGAGGCGCGCGGGGTCGTAGAAGCGGGCCAGGTATTCCGCCTGCATGGCTTTGCGTTGGGCGGCGATGGCTTCGCGCTCGAGCGTGCCGAGTGCTTCGGTGCGGCCGGCGCGGTAGAGGGCGATGAAGCGGCCCAGGCGATCCGGCGTGAGCGGGAAGTAGTCGGGACACGGATTGTGATCACGCAGTTCGGTGATGATCTCTTCGTCGGTCTTGGTTTCTTCGTTCCAGTTGATGTTCAGGTTGATGACCTCCTGCGGCAGGACTTCTCCATTGTAGACGAAGGGCTCGAGGTAGGCATAGCCGCCGAAATTGAAGTCGCGGGGCGCCGTGAAGCGCAGGACGTAGCGCGCTGTTTCGCCCGGCGGGAGGGACCGACGCTTGAGCTTGGCAACGTCGGTGTTCTCGCGGTGGTAGTCGCACAAGCCGACGTCGAAAATGGCATCCGCGCCAGCGGTGGCGGTGTTGCGCACGGTCATTGTGACCTCGACGGTGGTGCCCGGGTCGGGGAATTTTGGATACACCGCGGTGTTGACGATTTGCAGATCGTCACCGCTGCCTGAGGCGTTGAGCGCGGCTTCCTCGGCGGCGAAGTCGGCCATGACGTCGGCCGGATCTTGGTCGGTGAGGGCGGCTTCGGCGAGGATGGCGACCTCGGTCTCGCTCAGACCCTCGGCGGAAGGAATGGATTGGTCGACGATGGCGGCGGCGCGCTCGGCGCCCTGCTCGCCGAGGGTTTGCAGGGCCTCGGTGAGGGTAGCGGGAGGGCGGGGAGAGTCGGCAGGCGACTGCACCAGGCCGGCGTCGAACTGGACTCCGGAGGAGGGCGTTTGGGGCGGTTGAGCCGGTGGAGGTTTGGTCGTGGCAGTCTTGGTATCTGCGCCGGTGGGCGGCGCGGGTTGCCATTTGGCGAGCCGCTGGGCGGCGGCCTGATTGATCGGTGCGCCATCGATCGCGGGGGCGTATGCGAGGGCCGCTTCGGTGAGGAGTTCGATCAGCGATTGGCCGATGTCCTGTCGCGCCTTTTTGACGGCGGCATCAAATTGCTCGTTGATTTTACGTCGCTCGGACGGCGGCAGGTTGGGCGGCACGGGGAAGAACCGGGCGCGGATCCGTTCCAGCTCGGCATCGGGGAGTTTGAGCGGGCTGCTGATGTAGAAGCGATGGAAGGGCGAACCGGCGGCCCAGCCCCGCACGTCGATGCTGGGGCCGAAGGCGGTGCTGATCGCCCAACTGGCTTCGGCGTGAACGTGCGCGTCGCCGCGATTGAACTCCAAGGCGGGAGGGCGGGGTGGTGTGTCCGGACCCGGCTGCATGCCCTGGTATTTGACATCCCAATACAGGAGATTGGACTGGGCCGGGCGTCGCCGGATGTCCCGCCATTCCTGCTCGCGACGCTGGATCTGCGTGAGTTCCGCGTCGCGCTCGATGTGGCGCAGGTCGGGGCTGACCATGAAGTGCTCCACCGTGATATAGAGTTCCTTGGTGAGTCGTTGGCCGTTGTTGATCTGGTAACGTTGGGCGAGGCCGATCGCGAGGGGCGTATTGCTGGGTGCGGTGAGTTTGGCCGGGTCATACGGAACGTCCAACACGCGGCACAGCTGCCGGGCCCATTGCTCGCAGGCGTCGCGCATCCACTTCTGTTTGCGTTGGCTTTGTTCGAGGTAGGACAGTTCGGGCGCGGGCGGCGGTGGGGTTGCTGGCGTGGTGGCGCTACCGCCACCCCCGGCGGAGGTGAAGCGGATGGAGATCGGCTCACAGTCGATGGATTTGGTTGGCTCACCGCGGCCCAATGGGATGCCGCTGCAGCGCAAGGTCAGGGTGTGCTCTCCGGCGGGCAGGTCGGGCATTAACCCCAGCCGCAGCGCAAAGCTACTTTGAAAGGTTCCCATGCGATCGCGGAACTCGAGCGTTTCGGCGAGTAGGGTCCGCTCGTCGACCTTCAGTTCCAGGCCAACTCGTTCATAGGCGCGACCCTCCCATTGCGCCTCAAATCGAATGACGATGGGGTAACCGGCGGTGATACCGGGGACCTCCTGCCAGGCGTTGTGCTTAATCTCGAGCCCGCTGAGAATGAGGCGGCGAGGGGCCGAGGAAATTTGCGCGGGGCAAGCAGCAGCAAGGATCGCTAGGAGGACGCCGAATACGCCTCGCCAACGACGGAAGGGGAAGTTCATGGCGGTGCCTCCTCAGCGAATGTCGCACATCCAGCGGCCCTTGATCCGTTTGAACCACAGGTAGTTTTCACCGCCGTTGGTGCGTTGGGTCATCACGAGGACCATGTCGGGGTTTTCGACGCGTTGACCGGTGATGGTGCGCGAGGCCTCAAACAAGCGCGCGAGGTCCTCGCGCGGGTAGCGCCAGTTGAGGTAGGCGCGGAAGGTGCCGCTAGGGTCGTCGATGGCGTCGGCTTCGGTGTAGTCGGCGTCCGGGATGTTGTTGCGGAAGTTACGGCAGTAGTTGAGCAGGGTCTCGTCGGTCAGGTGGGCAGCCACCCAGGACCAGTCCTGCGCGGCGACGGCGTCGGCGATGGCGTAGTAGCAATCCTGCGCGGTGGCCGGTTCAGGACGGGGGGCACGGGCTAATGAGGCTGGCGGAGACGAGGGCGGCGGAGAGGCGGTGCGGCCGACGGCCTGGATGGTGCGCAGCACCTCGGCGAAATGTTGCTCGGCCATCGCGTTCTGCGATTCCGGCGCGGTGAAACTGATGGTGCCGACGTAGTCGTTGGGCAGGTCGAGCACGAGGAAGCGGAAGTGCTGGGGCTCGCCCCCGCGGTTGAGGGTGAAGTGCAGTTGATGCGTCTTCATGCCGTTGAGGGTGGTGCTGTGCTGGCTGACCATACTCGCGGCAGAGGAGTTGTTGACCTGGCCCACCAGATCGTCGCGGACGGAGTCGACCGTGTTGCCGGCGTTACGGAACATGGATTGGAGAACCATCACGATTTTGGGGCCGGTGATGTTTGGATCGGCCCACTGCGTTTGGCCCTCGGAACGCTGCGCGAGTTGGAAGGACTTGGGTTTGTTGAACTCGTAGCCGGCGTCGTCCACGACGAGCGCTTCGTAGGCGCCGCTCGGGGGCACCGACGAAATGGCGGTGGGCGGCGGGTCGCCCCAGCCGGTGCCGGTCGCTGCGGATGCGGGGGGCGGTGAACCCCAGCCATTGTTGGCGGAAGCCGTTGAGGGCGATGAGGGTGTGGTGGGCGGTGAGGTGGGTGATCCCCAACCGTCGTTGGCCGGTGGCGTGTGGGAAGGCGTGGCGGAAGTGGTCGGCACGGGAGGGGCTGCAGCCCCGCCGGCGACGCTCAGGATGGCTTGCCGCATGGCGGGACCGGCACTGTCCCGGCCGAGTTCGGCGAAGTAGCCGTATGCGAGCACGAGAGATTGGCCGTCGGTGACGCCGAGGATCATGAGTTCAGCGGCCTGGTCGCCCAGTTTGCCGCCGTAGCGCTTGAAGAGCACATTGGTATTGCCGGTGCGGTTGGGGGAGCGTTCGCGCTCGTGCCAGCCGGGGCCGAAACTCGACTCTACTTGGGTGAGGGTTTGGTCGAGGAAGGCGGGCGCGTCTCCGACTTGGCCGCTCACGTCCAACCAGGTGAGTTCCAGCGCTGCGCCTTTGTCAGGCAGGTTGAAAGCGAGGCCGGGTTGTTGGCAGGCTTGGGCAGGAGTCCAACCGGGGGGCGGCACAAATGAATAACTCGTTTGGCCGATGGGTTGGCGGCCGCCGGAGGACGCGGCGCGGCTTGACGGTGGTGCGGCGGAGTGCGGGGCCTGGAGACTGAGGAGGGCGCGCTCAAACTCCGGCGCGCTGACGGCGGTGTCGATGGAGTGGAGGATGAAGCCTTGGTTGGCGTCGGCGTAAAACACGGCCTGCACGCGAATTTGCATGCCGTCTGCAAAACTCTGGTAGCGGCGGTAGGTGCAGGAACGTCCGGCGACCGTGCGCATGTTTTCGGTCTGCAGATTCAGGCTTCCGAGGGCCTGCTGCATCTGGGCCTCGTAGTCGGCGATGAAGTCGGTCGCGGATCCACCGCCGGGGCGACGGACGACTTGTATGGTGCCGTTGCCATCGGGGCGATCCGCCTGGAGCAAGATATCGGGGGCGCCGGCCGGGCGATGGACGTTGAAGGTGTCGGGGACCTCGAGTTGGTAGCCGGTGTCGGCGATCGAGGCGGTCTTGGCGACGAGCTGCCCGGGCAGGGCGAAAGCGATCAGGCCAAGGGTGAGCAAAAGCGACGACGTCGTCGCGGCGACGTTGAGTCGGGCAAACGGGGGTATGGACATGGCGGGGCTCCTTTCACTGTTCCGATCTCGCGACGCGGGACCGTGCGCCGGAACAGGGTTTGGGAGCGCCTCGAAAGGCCGCCGTCAGGCACGTCGCAAACCTATGGCGAACGCGTAGTGAGGCCAAGCCTCGCGTCTGCGCATATCTTGCCTAAAGACATGCATATGAGGGGAATAGGTCCGAATGGATGGGGCCGCGAGGTGGGTGGCGCCGGCGGGACCGGGTCACCCCGGCGGTTGCCGCCGCCGACTCAGGCCGGTAGACGCAGGACGGCGATGCAGCCTTCGGTGTCCTCGCGGTTCTTGAGGTAGAGTTCGCCTTCGTGGTTTTCGGCGATTTGGCGGCAGAGCACGAGGCCGATGCCTGAGCCGGTGGCCTTGGTGGTGTAGAACGGCACGAAGAGGTTGGTGGCTTTGGAAATGCCGTGGCCGCTGTCGGTCACACGGAACTCGATGAAGCGTTCGGTCTGCTCCCAGGTCACACTCACGGCACCGGCTGGCAGCGGCGGAGGCGGCGGCTTGGCGGCGGCGTCGCCCTCGAAGCCGTCGTCGTCATCATCGGTGTCGGGCTGCTGGTGTTCGAGGGTGGCTTCGACGGCGTTTTTGATGAGGTTGATGAGCACCTGCTCGATTTGCGGACCGTCGCAGGGCACGGTGATGTCGGGGCCGTCGATCACTTCGACGGGCAGGCGCAGCTCGAGCTTCACGACTTGGCGCACGAGCGGTTTCACCTCGCAGGGCGACTTCACCGGTTTGGGCAATTTGGCGAGGCGGGAGTAGGCCTGCATGAAACGGCTGAGGCCCTCGGCGCGTTTGCCGATGATTTCCAGACCGCCGCGCAGATCGTCCTCCCAGTCGTCGGCGCGTTGTTCGCGTTTGAGCATGCTGCCGAGGCTGCCGGCGATGGATTTGATGGGGGCGAGGGAGTTGTTGAGCTCGTGGCCGAGGACGCGCACGAGGCGTTGCCAGGCTTTCAATTCTTCCTCGCGCAGAGCTTCGCTGAGGTCGGCGACGACGACCAGTTCGTGGGGCAGGCCGCCCTCACGGAACTGGGTGCGGCGCATGCCCCAGCGGCCGGTGCCGCCCGGAAATACGGTGTGTTGCAGGACGCCGTTGGGCGGAGCTTCGACGCATTCGCCGAGCCCGATATCGTGGGCCGAGCGGCCGAGAATGCGTTCGGCGGGCGAGGCGAGGAGCTCCTGGCCGGAGCGGTTGACGAGACGCAGGATGCCGTCGCCGTCGAAGGCGAAGATGGCGACGTCGATTTCCTCCATGACGGTGCGCAGGAGTGCGGTGGCCTCCATGGCGCCGAGGCGTTGGGCGCGAAGGATGGAGCCGAGGAAATTGATCTCGGTCATGACGTCGCCCATCGGGTTCTCGCGATTGGCCCCGCGGGCGCGGATGGAGAAGTCGCCCTCGCGCAGCGCCGAGAGCAGGTTGGCCATGGTTTGCAGGGAGCGCACCACGCGGTTCTGCACGGAGAGCGCGAAACCTAGCCACACGCCGAGAATGAGCAGGGTGAGCGTCCACTGCACCTTGGGCTCCTGATCGCCGGCGAGCCACAGGTGATACATGGATACCACCACCGCCGGCGCCCCGCCAAGAAACACGCCGAGCAAGACGTGTTGATCGTGGGTGAAGCGGCTACGTTTGTGGGGGGAGGGCATACTTTGTGAAGCTATCAGTGATCAGCTTTCAGCATTCAGCTGTTGTCGCTAGACGCGGGGCGCAGGCGGCGGAAGAGTGAACCGAGCATGCGTTTGATTTGCCCGACTTCGTCGGCGAGTGACTCATGTGCACCAGCTTCGAGGAAGCCTAGGTCACGGGCGAGGAGTAGGTGGTATTCAGTTTCGCTGGCGGATCCGTGGGAGATCTCAACGTAGCGCGCCAATTCGGCGTCGGAGTGGCGTCCGCAACCTTCGGCGAGATTAGCCGGAATCGACGCCGCGGATCGACGCAACTGAGAGGTGAGACCAAAACGTTCGTCGTTGGGGAAGCACTGGGAGGCCCGGTAGACGGCGAGCACCAAGTCGTGACTACGTCGCCAAACCTCAAGATCCCGATAGTCCTTCAACGTGGTTCCTCAGAGCTGATAGCTGAATACTGATCGCTGAGTGCCGTGGGCCTTACAGCCCATACTTTTCGAGGCGGCGGTAGAAGGCGGAGCGGGAGAGGCCGAGTTCTTCGGCGGCGCGGCGGGCGTTGCCGTCGCAGCGGGCGAGGGTCTTCTTGATGAGGTAGGCT
This portion of the Actomonas aquatica genome encodes:
- a CDS encoding four helix bundle protein; this encodes MKDYRDLEVWRRSHDLVLAVYRASQCFPNDERFGLTSQLRRSAASIPANLAEGCGRHSDAELARYVEISHGSASETEYHLLLARDLGFLEAGAHESLADEVGQIKRMLGSLFRRLRPASSDNS
- a CDS encoding sensor histidine kinase; this encodes MPSPHKRSRFTHDQHVLLGVFLGGAPAVVVSMYHLWLAGDQEPKVQWTLTLLILGVWLGFALSVQNRVVRSLQTMANLLSALREGDFSIRARGANRENPMGDVMTEINFLGSILRAQRLGAMEATALLRTVMEEIDVAIFAFDGDGILRLVNRSGQELLASPAERILGRSAHDIGLGECVEAPPNGVLQHTVFPGGTGRWGMRRTQFREGGLPHELVVVADLSEALREEELKAWQRLVRVLGHELNNSLAPIKSIAGSLGSMLKREQRADDWEDDLRGGLEIIGKRAEGLSRFMQAYSRLAKLPKPVKSPCEVKPLVRQVVKLELRLPVEVIDGPDITVPCDGPQIEQVLINLIKNAVEATLEHQQPDTDDDDDGFEGDAAAKPPPPPLPAGAVSVTWEQTERFIEFRVTDSGHGISKATNLFVPFYTTKATGSGIGLVLCRQIAENHEGELYLKNREDTEGCIAVLRLPA